In Brettanomyces bruxellensis chromosome 8, complete sequence, a genomic segment contains:
- a CDS encoding uncharacterized protein (BUSCO:EOG09265E8A), with protein sequence MSAIEQLSKQYNQVQSELNKLVSSRQKLETQLQENKIVKEEFDKLKSGTKIYKLIGPVLLPQDQDEAKSNVEKRLDFIKREITRAEESIKKEQSKFTQSRDALVKARTEKMRESAKAMKSN encoded by the coding sequence ATGTCGGCAATAGAACAACTATCCAAGCAATATAATCAAGTCCAATCTGAATTGAACAAGCTAGTATCATCAAGACAGAAGTTGGAGACACAACTAcaggaaaacaaaatagtCAAGGAGGAGTTTGACAAGCTTAAATCAGGAACAAAGATCTACAAGCTAATAGGGCCAGTTCTCTTGCCTCAGGATCAGGATGAAGCAAAATCAAATGTGGAAAAAAGACTCGACTTCATAAAAAGAGAGATTACAAGAGCGGAAGAAAGCATCAAAAAGGAGCAAAGCAAGTTCACACAGTCAAGAGATGCACTTGTGAAGGCCAGGACCGAAAAGATGCGAGAAAGTGCGAAGGCAATGAAAAGTAACTGA